In one window of Drosophila ananassae strain 14024-0371.13 chromosome XR, ASM1763931v2, whole genome shotgun sequence DNA:
- the LOC6505254 gene encoding uncharacterized protein LOC6505254 isoform X4: MRLTGGGSCARGKINSVSKMINNVDNRSTSASLDDNDDYDDEEYDTSGGGGGGGEAREKAMIKDLIEAKKKRYQEESGMTARNSRAGSRSEASKDPSDIDNIWKNNTSEYKPASPRYILSQFGKNVVIDRLADEDDPSLTNGGDGGGGGGGSGTQKVSSKFAVTPVKLPKTNIARLEVAFERSNRDPVSTSSSGGQTHSRKRKRGGALSMGNENDGPGTSSTEDTSSSSLGEDEEEDEDDDDDEELDETDTEDSGSGETVCQAEPVTDCSQSADGSGLGVGYSPRLAGGAEKRTGPGSGSVSDTETLVGDESRSRLACGGHHQQHGEYSTHAGMTAPGPAKMRQPQGRPPNRSVPYTHAATVAAAAASAAAAARGRHRDIESFQASLIQDPDSRVAGGMVMGMGMGSGAGTGTGTGTSSTISTSTPGGGSSGGMGNSVFRLSKEQQQQHQQQLLPPGLIPMASQETTGTTTTTSTNQDTTTSSQSFLSSDLTQAQFSRSAVGGARFVTNCHPMNPEEYDGLEFESRFESGNLAKAVQITPTYYELYLRPDLYTSRSKQWFYFRVRRTRRKMLYRFSIVNLVKSDSLYNDGMQPVMYSTLGAKEKSEGWRRCGDNICYYRNDDESAGNSANEDEEDNSTYTLTFTIEFEHDDDTVFFAHSYPYTYSDLQDYLMEIQRHPVKSKFCKLRLLCRTLAGNNVYYLTVTAPSSNEENMRRKKSIVVSARVHPSETPASWMMKGLMDFITGDTTVAKRLRHKFIFKLVPMLNPDGVIVGNTRNSLTGKDLNRQYRTVIRETYPSIWYTKAMIRRLIEECGVAMYCDMHAHSRKHNIFIYGCENKRNPEKKLTEQVFPLMLHKNSADRFSFESCKFKIQRSKEGTGRIVVWMLGITNSYTIEASFGGSSLGSRKGTHFNTQDYEHMGRAFCETLLDYCDENPNKVKRHAKLFRQIKKIRKREKREQKALKLQKMADQILNLLKQQDRLRSKIIERLMREGSSADEPLNIPLSDYSSDEGNCSSSSDNEGKHSITASDLEGPCCAPTRAPPSSPEVIHEIRKFRMRRMRKVMHELDRIYFTPLFQRKFKTLTTLKRRRHKLGCKTAVPPKRLKAGAAGDATPGGTAAPSESGAVQQQQLAPQPQQQQLPQQSALQQRKQLGVRNLPPKRTHQMVSTASSESSESGDSDSESQRDQDSSASTNVSGASVGLEAKRKHKATGPKKSGKKKKFMPTEKKKTVVNQKLHVDRNFRLWLANRRIYIYRRKKVTTQARRTRVRNKPPKKRGEVVRTTLDLPTTDPGSDLHFSTDDEEHSPASGHNGYGAVAPLRHTLLQSDLQRRYIEEIGDTVVQKPKPANMPPELIVTTPSKSGTPGGGKKLDVYKLTPRTAPELEGGGGHHMNAILHRQGGGVVAGGTSARRTYSWHNLDQQDIPSGSGGQNKANFFMGGDAKPTMKAMPKPPPRRSVPSNFIPQRHGANGPSADDLQLKLSLKKKVWTGAHGEPDGRPLAWYKGHSIPGPQMQGANTAGVGVRSAGGGGGGNVGSGHGRSMYTASGREAAAVAAASGGMAMGVPPAFMGAPRKPRKLEQVDLFNACSQKLLLWQQQEETKRNHPHPSQRLMKVEDQQQQHQHHQREREREREQHQRDMMRAFKPMQLSKKAMGQGHAKAMQQGMVGESGGKVKRKSSSLMKIAETTQLVTRFARNRSSAGGSAVQQQQQQPGQQSQMPMHQQRIMFKGGAGGAMAGRMHSAGVLGGGGGGVRAPNKFKTGGLVITAVQQPANVPGGSSRRMRNAAGLHAKSSTGIVGSGSGSGTMHFQTTRGSGGNMPLANKSSTAITLDTVNLVRKVKTKLKKRKSRTLSTGAPK, encoded by the exons ATGCGATTGACGGGGGGCGGGAGCTGTGCCCGCGGCAAGATCAACAGCGTCTCCAAAATGATCAACAATGTGGACAATAGATCCACCAGTGCCTCCTTGGACGACAACGATGACTACGATGATGAGGAGTATGACACGAGTGGAGGAGGCGGCGGAGGGGGTGAGGCCAGGGAGAAGGCCATGATCAAGGATCTCATCGAGGCGAAGAAGAAGCGCTACCAGGAGGAGTCGGGCATGACGGCCAGGAACTCCCGGGCGGGGAGCCGTTCGGAGGCCAGCAAGGATCCCAGCGACATCGACAACATCTGGAAGAACAACACCAGCGAGTACAAGCCCGCCTCTCCGCGCTACATCCTCAGCCAGTTTGGCAAGAACGTGGTCATCGACCGGCTAGCGGATGAGGACGATCCCTCCCTAACAAACGGAGGCGATGGCggcggtggaggaggaggatctGGAACCCAAAAGGTATCAAGCAAGTTCGCAGTTACCCCCGTCAAGTTGCCCAAAACGAACATAGCCCGCTTGGAGGTGGCCTTCGAGCGGAGCAATCGCGACCCAGTCTCCACCTCGTCCTCGGGCGGCCAGACCCACTCCCGGAAACGTAAACGCGGGGGTGCCCTTAGCATGGGGAATGAAAACGATGGTCCCGGTACCAGCAGCACCGAGGATACCAGCAGCTCCAGTCTCGgggaggacgaggaggaggacgaagacgatgacgatgacgaggaGTTGGACGAGACCGATACGGAGGATTCCGGTAGCGGTGAGACGGTCTGCCAGGCCGAGCCCGTAACcgattgcagtcagtccgctGACGGATCGGGGCTAGGAGTTGGCTACTCGCCCAGATTGGCAGGCGGGGCCGAGAAGCGCACTGGTCCTGGTTCCGGTTCCGTTTCGGACACGGAGACTCTGGTGGGGGACGAGAGCAGGAGCAGGCTAGCAT GCGGGggccaccaccagcagcatgGGGAGTACTCCACCCATGCCGGAATGACAGCGCCAGGGCCGGCAAAGATGCGCCAGCCGCAGGGACGACCGCCTAACCGGTCAGTGCCCTACACCCATGCGGCCACAgtggcggcagcggcagcctCCGCGGCGGCAGCGGCCAGGGGTCGACATCGCGACATAGAAAGCTTCCAGGCTTCGCTGATTCAAGACCCAGACTCAAGAGTAGCCGGCGGCATGGTGatgggcatgggcatggggAGTGGAGCAGGCACTGGCACCGGCACTGGCACTTCCAGCACCATTAGCACCTCGACACCGGGTGGGGGCAGTAGTGGTGGCATGGGGAACAGCGTTTTCCGGCTGAgcaaggagcagcagcagcagcatcagcaacagctGCTGCCGCCCGGATTGATTCCGATGGCCAGCCAGGAAACGACTGGAACAACAACCACGACCAGTACTAACCAGGATACGACCACCTCGTCGCAATCCTTTCTTTCCTCCGATTTAACCCAAGCACAGTTCAGCCGATCGGCGGTGGGCGGTGCCCGGTTCGTCACCAACTGCCATCCGATGAATCCAGAGGAGTACGACGGCCTGGAGTTCGAGTCGCGCTTCGAGAGCGGCAACCTGGCCAAGGCGGTGCAGATCACGCCCACCTACTACGAGCTCTACCTGCGTCCCGATCTCTACACCAGCCGGTCGAAGCAATGGTTCTACTTCCGTGTCCGACGCACCCGGCGTAAGATGCTCTACCGCTTCTCGATCGTGAATCTGGTCAAGTCCGATAGCCTCTACAACGACGGCATGCAGCCGGTGATGTACTCGACGCTGGGCGCCAAAGAGAAGAGCGAGGGCTGGCGGCGATGCGGCGACAACATCTGCTACTATCGCAACGATGATGA GAGTGCTGGGAATAGCGCCAACGAGGATGAGGAGGACAACTCCACCTACACTCTAACCTTCACCATCGAGTTCGAGCACGACGACGATACGGTATTCTTTGCGCACAGCTACCCGTACACATACAGCGACCTGCAGGACTACCTCATGGAGATCCAACGCCATCCGGTCAAGTCAAAGTTCTGCAAACTGCGCCTCCTCTGCCGCACCCTGGCGGGCAACAATGTGTACTATCTGACTGTGACAGCGCCCTCTAGCAACGAGGAGAATATGCGG CGAAAAAAATCGATAGTGGTGTCGGCGAGAGTTCATCCCAGCGAGACACCGGCGTCGTGGATGATGAAGGGTCTGATGGACTTCATCACCGGTGACACAACGGTGGCCAAGCGACTGCGCCACAAGTTCATATTCAAGCTGGTGCCGATGCTGAATCCGGACGGAGTCATTGTGGGCAACACCCGTAACTCGCTGACGGGCAAGGATCTGAACCGTCAGTACCGTACGGTTATCCGCGAGACATATCCATCCATTTGGTATACCAAAGCCATGATTAGAAG ACTGATTGAGGAATGCGGCGTGGCCATGTACTGTGATATGCACGCACACTCACGCAAACACAACATATTCATATATGGCTGTGAGAACAAGCGCAACCCAGAGAAGAAGCTCACCGAGCAGGTCTTTCCCCTGATGTTGCACAAAAACAGTGCGGATCGG TTCTCATTTGAGAGCTGCAAGTTCAAGATCCAACGAAGCAAGGAGGGCACCGGCCGCATCGTTGTCTGGATGCTGGGCATCACCAATAGCTACACGATCGAGGCCTCCTTCGGCGGCTCCTCCCTGGGATCGCGTAAGGGGACACACTTTAACACGCAG GATTACGAGCACATGGGACGAGCATTTTGTGAGACACTTTTGGACTACTGCGATGAGAATCCGAACAAAGTAAAGCGGCACGCAAAGTTGTTTAGACAAATCAAAAAGATAAGAAAACGCGAGAAACGCGAACAGAAAGCATTGAAATTACAGAAAATGGCCGATCAG ATTTTAAATTTACTCAAACAACAGGACAGACTACGATCCAAAATCATCGAAAGACTGATGCGAGAAGGCTCTAGTGCCGACGAGCCATTAAATATACCTTTGTCAGATTACTCAAG CGATGAGGGCAATTGCAGCTCGAGTTCCGATAACGAGGGCAAGCACTCGATAACAGCCTCCGATTTGGAGGGCCCTTGTTGTGCGCCCACCCGAGCACCGCCCAGTTCGCCAGAGGTGATCCACGAGATACGCAAG TTCCGCATGCGACGCATGCGCAAAGTGATGCACGAGCTGGACAGGATCTACTTTACGCCCCTGTTCCAACGCAAATTCAAAACGCTGACCACTCTGAAACGGCGGCGCCACAAGCTGGGCTGCAAGACGGCCGTGCCACCCAAGCGCTTGAAAGCTGGCGCCGCTGGAGATGCCACGCCGGGTGGAACAGCTGCCCCCAGTGAGTCCGGGGCagtccagcagcagcaactggcGCCACAAccccaacagcagcaactgccACAGCAGTCGGCGCTCCAACAACGCAAGCAACTGGGCGTGAGGAACCTGCCGCCGAAAAGGACCCATCAGATGGTGTCCACGGCCAGTTCGGAGAGTTCCGAAAGCGGAGACTCCGACTCCGAGTCGCAGCGGGATCAGGACTCGAGTGCCAGCACCAATGTCAGCGGCGCCAGTGTCGGGCTGGAGGCGAAGCGGAAGCACAAGGCCACCGGGCCCAAGAAATCGGGCAAGAAGAAGAAGTTCATGCCCACCGAAAAGAAGAAGACGGTGGTCAACCAGAAGCTCCATGTGGACCGCAACTTCCGGCTGTGGCTGGCCAATCGACGAATCTACATCTATCGCCGTAAAAAGGTG ACCACGCAGGCGCGCCGCACCCGGGTGAGGAACAAGCCGCCCAAGAAACGCGGCGAGGTGGTACGCACCACATTGGACTTGCCCACCACGGATCCGGGCTCGGATCTGCACTTCTCCACCGACGACGAGGAGCACTCGCCGGCATCCGGCCATAATGGCTACGGAGCAGTGGCTCCACTCCGGCACACACTGCTGCAGAGCGATCTCCAGAGGCGCTACATCGAGGAGATTGGCGACACAGTGGTCCAGAAGCCGAAGCCGGCGAACATGCCGCCAGAGCTGATAGTGACCACGCCCTCGAAGAGCGGCACGCCGGGCGGCGGCAAGAAACTGGATGTCTACAAGCTGACGCCGCGCACGGCCCCTGAGCTGGAGGGAGGCGGTGGCCACCACATGAACGCCATATTGCACCGACAGGGCGGTGGCGTCGTAGCGGGCGGAACTTCGGCCCGACGCACCTACTCCTGGCACAACCTCGACCAGCAGGACATACCCAGCGGCAGTGGAGGTCAGAACAAGGCCAACTTCTTTATGGGCGGCGACGCCAAGCCCACCATGAAGGCGATGCCCAAGCCGCCACCCAGAAG GAGCGTTCCGAGCAACTTTATCCCCCAGCGACATGGCGCCAACGGGCCCAGTGCCGATGACTTGCAACTGAAGCTGTCGCTCAAGAAGAAGGTCTGGACGGGGGCACACGGAGAGCCGGACGGACGGCCGCTGGCCTGGTACAAGGGACACTCGATACCCGGTCCTCAGATGCAGGGCGCCAACACAGCTGGCGTCGGAGTCCGCAGTGCAGGTGGCGGAGGCGGTGGCAACGTGGGCAGTGGCCATGGCCGGAGCATGTACACCGCCAGTGGCCGGGAGGCGGCCGCTGTGGCAGCTGCCTCCGGAGGAATGGCCATGGGCGTGCCGCCGGCATTTATGGGAGCGCCGCGAAAGCCCCGGAAGCTGGAGCAAGTGGATCTGTTCAA TGCCTGCTCCCAGAAGCTGCTACtgtggcagcagcaggaggagACGAAGCGCAACCACCCGCATCCTTCCCAGCGCCTGATGAAGGTGGAggaccagcagcaacagcaccagcaccaccaacGCGAACGAGAGCGAGAACGCGAGCAGCACCAGCGGGACATGATGCGGGCCTTCAAGCCGATGCAGCTGTCCAAGAAGGCGATGGGCCAGGGCCATGCCAAGGCCATGCAACAGGGCATGGTGGGCGAGTCGGGCGGCAAGGTGAAGCGCAAGTCCAGCAGCCTGATGAAGATAGCGGAGACCACACAGCTGGTCACGCGGTTCGCCCGAAATCGCAGCAGTGCTGGCGGATCCGCcgttcagcagcagcagcagcagccaggaCAGCAATCCCAGATGCCGATGCATCAGCAGAGGATCATGTTCAAGGGCGGAGCCGGTGGCGCCATGGCCGGACGAATGCATTCCGCCGGAGTGCTGggcggaggcggcggcggagtACGGGCTCCGAATAAATTCAAAACCGGCGGCCTGGTGATCACGGCCGTCCAACAGCCGGCCAATGTGCCCGGTGGCAGCTCCCGGCGGATGCGAAATGCTGCCGGCCTGCATGCCAAGAGCAGTACGGGCATCGTGGGCTCAGGCTCCGGTTCCGGAACAATGCATTTCCAGACAACGCGTGGCAGCGGCGGCAACATGCCCCTGGCCAACAAATCCTCCACGGCCATCACCCTGGACACCGTCAATCTCGTCCGCAAGGTGAAGACCAAGCTGAAGAAGCGCAAATCCCGGACACTGTCGACCGGAGCGCCCAAGTAA
- the LOC6505254 gene encoding uncharacterized protein LOC6505254 isoform X2, with the protein MRLTGGGSCARGKINSVSKMINNVDNRSTSASLDDNDDYDDEEYDTSGGGGGGGEAREKAMIKDLIEAKKKRYQEESGMTARNSRAGSRSEASKDPSDIDNIWKNNTSEYKPASPRYILSQFGKNVVIDRLADEDDPSLTNGGDGGGGGGGSGTQKVSSKFAVTPVKLPKTNIARLEVAFERSNRDPVSTSSSGGQTHSRKRKRGGALSMGNENDGPGTSSTEDTSSSSLGEDEEEDEDDDDDEELDETDTEDSGSGETVCQAEPVTDCSQSADGSGLGVGYSPRLAGGAEKRTGPGSGSVSDTETLVGDESRSRLACGGHHQQHGEYSTHAGMTAPGPAKMRQPQGRPPNRSVPYTHAATVAAAAASAAAAARGRHRDIESFQASLIQDPDSRVAGGMVMGMGMGSGAGTGTGTGTSSTISTSTPGGGSSGGMGNSVFRLSKEQQQQHQQQLLPPGLIPMASQETTGTTTTTSTNQDTTTSSQSFLSSDLTQAQFSRSAVGGARFVTNCHPMNPEEYDGLEFESRFESGNLAKAVQITPTYYELYLRPDLYTSRSKQWFYFRVRRTRRKMLYRFSIVNLVKSDSLYNDGMQPVMYSTLGAKEKSEGWRRCGDNICYYRNDDESAGNSANEDEEDNSTYTLTFTIEFEHDDDTVFFAHSYPYTYSDLQDYLMEIQRHPVKSKFCKLRLLCRTLAGNNVYYLTVTAPSSNEENMRRKKSIVVSARVHPSETPASWMMKGLMDFITGDTTVAKRLRHKFIFKLVPMLNPDGVIVGNTRNSLTGKDLNRQYRTVIRETYPSIWYTKAMIRRLIEECGVAMYCDMHAHSRKHNIFIYGCENKRNPEKKLTEQVFPLMLHKNSADRFSFESCKFKIQRSKEGTGRIVVWMLGITNSYTIEASFGGSSLGSRKGTHFNTQDYEHMGRAFCETLLDYCDENPNKDRLRSKIIERLMREGSSADEPLNIPLSDYSSDEGNCSSSSDNEGKHSITASDLEGPCCAPTRAPPSSPEVIHEIRKFRMRRMRKVMHELDRIYFTPLFQRKFKTLTTLKRRRHKLGCKTAVPPKRLKAGAAGDATPGGTAAPSESGAVQQQQLAPQPQQQQLPQQSALQQRKQLGVRNLPPKRTHQMVSTASSESSESGDSDSESQRDQDSSASTNVSGASVGLEAKRKHKATGPKKSGKKKKFMPTEKKKTVVNQKLHVDRNFRLWLANRRIYIYRRKKVTTQARRTRVRNKPPKKRGEVVRTTLDLPTTDPGSDLHFSTDDEEHSPASGHNGYGAVAPLRHTLLQSDLQRRYIEEIGDTVVQKPKPANMPPELIVTTPSKSGTPGGGKKLDVYKLTPRTAPELEGGGGHHMNAILHRQGGGVVAGGTSARRTYSWHNLDQQDIPSGSGGQNKANFFMGGDAKPTMKAMPKPPPRRSVPSNFIPQRHGANGPSADDLQLKLSLKKKVWTGAHGEPDGRPLAWYKGHSIPGPQMQGANTAGVGVRSAGGGGGGNVGSGHGRSMYTASGREAAAVAAASGGMAMGVPPAFMGAPRKPRKLEQVDLFNACSQKLLLWQQQEETKRNHPHPSQRLMKVEDQQQQHQHHQREREREREQHQRDMMRAFKPMQLSKKAMGQGHAKAMQQGMVGESGGKVKRKSSSLMKIAETTQLVTRFARNRSSAGGSAVQQQQQQPGQQSQMPMHQQRIMFKGGAGGAMAGRMHSAGVLGGGGGGVRAPNKFKTGGLVITAVQQPANVPGGSSRRMRNAAGLHAKSSTGIVGSGSGSGTMHFQTTRGSGGNMPLANKSSTAITLDTVNLVRKVKTKLKKRKSRTLSTGAPK; encoded by the exons ATGCGATTGACGGGGGGCGGGAGCTGTGCCCGCGGCAAGATCAACAGCGTCTCCAAAATGATCAACAATGTGGACAATAGATCCACCAGTGCCTCCTTGGACGACAACGATGACTACGATGATGAGGAGTATGACACGAGTGGAGGAGGCGGCGGAGGGGGTGAGGCCAGGGAGAAGGCCATGATCAAGGATCTCATCGAGGCGAAGAAGAAGCGCTACCAGGAGGAGTCGGGCATGACGGCCAGGAACTCCCGGGCGGGGAGCCGTTCGGAGGCCAGCAAGGATCCCAGCGACATCGACAACATCTGGAAGAACAACACCAGCGAGTACAAGCCCGCCTCTCCGCGCTACATCCTCAGCCAGTTTGGCAAGAACGTGGTCATCGACCGGCTAGCGGATGAGGACGATCCCTCCCTAACAAACGGAGGCGATGGCggcggtggaggaggaggatctGGAACCCAAAAGGTATCAAGCAAGTTCGCAGTTACCCCCGTCAAGTTGCCCAAAACGAACATAGCCCGCTTGGAGGTGGCCTTCGAGCGGAGCAATCGCGACCCAGTCTCCACCTCGTCCTCGGGCGGCCAGACCCACTCCCGGAAACGTAAACGCGGGGGTGCCCTTAGCATGGGGAATGAAAACGATGGTCCCGGTACCAGCAGCACCGAGGATACCAGCAGCTCCAGTCTCGgggaggacgaggaggaggacgaagacgatgacgatgacgaggaGTTGGACGAGACCGATACGGAGGATTCCGGTAGCGGTGAGACGGTCTGCCAGGCCGAGCCCGTAACcgattgcagtcagtccgctGACGGATCGGGGCTAGGAGTTGGCTACTCGCCCAGATTGGCAGGCGGGGCCGAGAAGCGCACTGGTCCTGGTTCCGGTTCCGTTTCGGACACGGAGACTCTGGTGGGGGACGAGAGCAGGAGCAGGCTAGCAT GCGGGggccaccaccagcagcatgGGGAGTACTCCACCCATGCCGGAATGACAGCGCCAGGGCCGGCAAAGATGCGCCAGCCGCAGGGACGACCGCCTAACCGGTCAGTGCCCTACACCCATGCGGCCACAgtggcggcagcggcagcctCCGCGGCGGCAGCGGCCAGGGGTCGACATCGCGACATAGAAAGCTTCCAGGCTTCGCTGATTCAAGACCCAGACTCAAGAGTAGCCGGCGGCATGGTGatgggcatgggcatggggAGTGGAGCAGGCACTGGCACCGGCACTGGCACTTCCAGCACCATTAGCACCTCGACACCGGGTGGGGGCAGTAGTGGTGGCATGGGGAACAGCGTTTTCCGGCTGAgcaaggagcagcagcagcagcatcagcaacagctGCTGCCGCCCGGATTGATTCCGATGGCCAGCCAGGAAACGACTGGAACAACAACCACGACCAGTACTAACCAGGATACGACCACCTCGTCGCAATCCTTTCTTTCCTCCGATTTAACCCAAGCACAGTTCAGCCGATCGGCGGTGGGCGGTGCCCGGTTCGTCACCAACTGCCATCCGATGAATCCAGAGGAGTACGACGGCCTGGAGTTCGAGTCGCGCTTCGAGAGCGGCAACCTGGCCAAGGCGGTGCAGATCACGCCCACCTACTACGAGCTCTACCTGCGTCCCGATCTCTACACCAGCCGGTCGAAGCAATGGTTCTACTTCCGTGTCCGACGCACCCGGCGTAAGATGCTCTACCGCTTCTCGATCGTGAATCTGGTCAAGTCCGATAGCCTCTACAACGACGGCATGCAGCCGGTGATGTACTCGACGCTGGGCGCCAAAGAGAAGAGCGAGGGCTGGCGGCGATGCGGCGACAACATCTGCTACTATCGCAACGATGATGA GAGTGCTGGGAATAGCGCCAACGAGGATGAGGAGGACAACTCCACCTACACTCTAACCTTCACCATCGAGTTCGAGCACGACGACGATACGGTATTCTTTGCGCACAGCTACCCGTACACATACAGCGACCTGCAGGACTACCTCATGGAGATCCAACGCCATCCGGTCAAGTCAAAGTTCTGCAAACTGCGCCTCCTCTGCCGCACCCTGGCGGGCAACAATGTGTACTATCTGACTGTGACAGCGCCCTCTAGCAACGAGGAGAATATGCGG CGAAAAAAATCGATAGTGGTGTCGGCGAGAGTTCATCCCAGCGAGACACCGGCGTCGTGGATGATGAAGGGTCTGATGGACTTCATCACCGGTGACACAACGGTGGCCAAGCGACTGCGCCACAAGTTCATATTCAAGCTGGTGCCGATGCTGAATCCGGACGGAGTCATTGTGGGCAACACCCGTAACTCGCTGACGGGCAAGGATCTGAACCGTCAGTACCGTACGGTTATCCGCGAGACATATCCATCCATTTGGTATACCAAAGCCATGATTAGAAG ACTGATTGAGGAATGCGGCGTGGCCATGTACTGTGATATGCACGCACACTCACGCAAACACAACATATTCATATATGGCTGTGAGAACAAGCGCAACCCAGAGAAGAAGCTCACCGAGCAGGTCTTTCCCCTGATGTTGCACAAAAACAGTGCGGATCGG TTCTCATTTGAGAGCTGCAAGTTCAAGATCCAACGAAGCAAGGAGGGCACCGGCCGCATCGTTGTCTGGATGCTGGGCATCACCAATAGCTACACGATCGAGGCCTCCTTCGGCGGCTCCTCCCTGGGATCGCGTAAGGGGACACACTTTAACACGCAG GATTACGAGCACATGGGACGAGCATTTTGTGAGACACTTTTGGACTACTGCGATGAGAATCCGAACAAA GACAGACTACGATCCAAAATCATCGAAAGACTGATGCGAGAAGGCTCTAGTGCCGACGAGCCATTAAATATACCTTTGTCAGATTACTCAAG CGATGAGGGCAATTGCAGCTCGAGTTCCGATAACGAGGGCAAGCACTCGATAACAGCCTCCGATTTGGAGGGCCCTTGTTGTGCGCCCACCCGAGCACCGCCCAGTTCGCCAGAGGTGATCCACGAGATACGCAAG TTCCGCATGCGACGCATGCGCAAAGTGATGCACGAGCTGGACAGGATCTACTTTACGCCCCTGTTCCAACGCAAATTCAAAACGCTGACCACTCTGAAACGGCGGCGCCACAAGCTGGGCTGCAAGACGGCCGTGCCACCCAAGCGCTTGAAAGCTGGCGCCGCTGGAGATGCCACGCCGGGTGGAACAGCTGCCCCCAGTGAGTCCGGGGCagtccagcagcagcaactggcGCCACAAccccaacagcagcaactgccACAGCAGTCGGCGCTCCAACAACGCAAGCAACTGGGCGTGAGGAACCTGCCGCCGAAAAGGACCCATCAGATGGTGTCCACGGCCAGTTCGGAGAGTTCCGAAAGCGGAGACTCCGACTCCGAGTCGCAGCGGGATCAGGACTCGAGTGCCAGCACCAATGTCAGCGGCGCCAGTGTCGGGCTGGAGGCGAAGCGGAAGCACAAGGCCACCGGGCCCAAGAAATCGGGCAAGAAGAAGAAGTTCATGCCCACCGAAAAGAAGAAGACGGTGGTCAACCAGAAGCTCCATGTGGACCGCAACTTCCGGCTGTGGCTGGCCAATCGACGAATCTACATCTATCGCCGTAAAAAGGTG ACCACGCAGGCGCGCCGCACCCGGGTGAGGAACAAGCCGCCCAAGAAACGCGGCGAGGTGGTACGCACCACATTGGACTTGCCCACCACGGATCCGGGCTCGGATCTGCACTTCTCCACCGACGACGAGGAGCACTCGCCGGCATCCGGCCATAATGGCTACGGAGCAGTGGCTCCACTCCGGCACACACTGCTGCAGAGCGATCTCCAGAGGCGCTACATCGAGGAGATTGGCGACACAGTGGTCCAGAAGCCGAAGCCGGCGAACATGCCGCCAGAGCTGATAGTGACCACGCCCTCGAAGAGCGGCACGCCGGGCGGCGGCAAGAAACTGGATGTCTACAAGCTGACGCCGCGCACGGCCCCTGAGCTGGAGGGAGGCGGTGGCCACCACATGAACGCCATATTGCACCGACAGGGCGGTGGCGTCGTAGCGGGCGGAACTTCGGCCCGACGCACCTACTCCTGGCACAACCTCGACCAGCAGGACATACCCAGCGGCAGTGGAGGTCAGAACAAGGCCAACTTCTTTATGGGCGGCGACGCCAAGCCCACCATGAAGGCGATGCCCAAGCCGCCACCCAGAAG GAGCGTTCCGAGCAACTTTATCCCCCAGCGACATGGCGCCAACGGGCCCAGTGCCGATGACTTGCAACTGAAGCTGTCGCTCAAGAAGAAGGTCTGGACGGGGGCACACGGAGAGCCGGACGGACGGCCGCTGGCCTGGTACAAGGGACACTCGATACCCGGTCCTCAGATGCAGGGCGCCAACACAGCTGGCGTCGGAGTCCGCAGTGCAGGTGGCGGAGGCGGTGGCAACGTGGGCAGTGGCCATGGCCGGAGCATGTACACCGCCAGTGGCCGGGAGGCGGCCGCTGTGGCAGCTGCCTCCGGAGGAATGGCCATGGGCGTGCCGCCGGCATTTATGGGAGCGCCGCGAAAGCCCCGGAAGCTGGAGCAAGTGGATCTGTTCAA TGCCTGCTCCCAGAAGCTGCTACtgtggcagcagcaggaggagACGAAGCGCAACCACCCGCATCCTTCCCAGCGCCTGATGAAGGTGGAggaccagcagcaacagcaccagcaccaccaacGCGAACGAGAGCGAGAACGCGAGCAGCACCAGCGGGACATGATGCGGGCCTTCAAGCCGATGCAGCTGTCCAAGAAGGCGATGGGCCAGGGCCATGCCAAGGCCATGCAACAGGGCATGGTGGGCGAGTCGGGCGGCAAGGTGAAGCGCAAGTCCAGCAGCCTGATGAAGATAGCGGAGACCACACAGCTGGTCACGCGGTTCGCCCGAAATCGCAGCAGTGCTGGCGGATCCGCcgttcagcagcagcagcagcagccaggaCAGCAATCCCAGATGCCGATGCATCAGCAGAGGATCATGTTCAAGGGCGGAGCCGGTGGCGCCATGGCCGGACGAATGCATTCCGCCGGAGTGCTGggcggaggcggcggcggagtACGGGCTCCGAATAAATTCAAAACCGGCGGCCTGGTGATCACGGCCGTCCAACAGCCGGCCAATGTGCCCGGTGGCAGCTCCCGGCGGATGCGAAATGCTGCCGGCCTGCATGCCAAGAGCAGTACGGGCATCGTGGGCTCAGGCTCCGGTTCCGGAACAATGCATTTCCAGACAACGCGTGGCAGCGGCGGCAACATGCCCCTGGCCAACAAATCCTCCACGGCCATCACCCTGGACACCGTCAATCTCGTCCGCAAGGTGAAGACCAAGCTGAAGAAGCGCAAATCCCGGACACTGTCGACCGGAGCGCCCAAGTAA